A single region of the Elizabethkingia sp. JS20170427COW genome encodes:
- a CDS encoding SIS domain-containing protein, protein MESTHILEIAKNTFSIEIQELEKTKNNLDLSFVNAVEKIFHTQGKLVVVGIGKSAHIANKIVATLNSTGTPSQFLHASEAIHGDLGLLAKEDVVLCISNSGNSPEIATVAPILKNYASCLIGMTGNPKSKLAEASDIVISSAISQEACPNQLAPTSSTTVQIALGDAIAVCLMELRNFKPENFAKFHPGGSLGKNLTARVQQFISELKPEVSKEANIREVIISISASKHGITVVTEDKNIIGVITDGDLRRMLMNREDVSKVTAQEIMSSHPKSIEKTALAKEAMQILKNNNIGQLVVTENGKYIGIIDLHTLLDEGII, encoded by the coding sequence TTGGAATCTACGCATATTCTGGAAATTGCCAAAAATACTTTTTCCATTGAAATTCAGGAACTTGAAAAAACCAAAAACAATCTAGATCTTAGCTTTGTAAATGCGGTTGAGAAAATTTTTCATACCCAAGGGAAGCTTGTGGTAGTCGGCATTGGCAAAAGTGCACATATAGCAAACAAGATTGTAGCTACTTTAAACTCTACAGGGACACCTTCCCAATTTTTACACGCTTCCGAAGCTATACATGGAGACTTGGGACTCTTGGCTAAAGAAGATGTAGTGCTATGCATATCAAATTCTGGAAATTCTCCTGAAATAGCTACTGTTGCTCCTATACTCAAAAATTATGCTTCTTGCTTAATTGGTATGACTGGGAATCCTAAAAGCAAACTAGCAGAGGCTTCAGATATCGTTATTAGCTCTGCTATTTCTCAAGAAGCATGCCCTAATCAACTTGCACCAACCAGTAGTACAACAGTACAAATTGCCTTAGGGGATGCCATTGCAGTTTGTCTTATGGAATTAAGAAATTTTAAACCTGAGAACTTTGCTAAATTCCACCCAGGAGGATCGTTAGGAAAAAACCTTACCGCAAGAGTACAACAGTTTATCTCTGAATTAAAGCCCGAAGTGTCCAAAGAAGCCAATATAAGAGAGGTTATCATTTCTATTAGTGCCTCAAAACACGGGATTACAGTGGTAACTGAAGATAAAAATATTATTGGGGTTATCACCGATGGAGACCTTAGAAGAATGCTTATGAATAGAGAGGATGTATCCAAAGTTACCGCCCAAGAAATCATGAGCTCTCATCCTAAAAGTATTGAAAAGACTGCCCTTGCAAAAGAAGCAATGCAAATCCTTAAAAACAACAATATCGGACAACTTGTTGTTACAGAAAATGGCAAATACATCGGAATTATCGACTTACACACTCTCCTTGACGAAGGAATTATTTAA
- the tatC gene encoding twin-arginine translocase subunit TatC yields MSEKNKQGEMSFLGHIGELRGHLIRALLAIAVGAFLIGFNIKWVMDTILLGPTKPGFLTFKVVNYFSRMVIGQDSITLPEHFPLQVRRLFDQFNAMMAISIVGGILLAFPYIVWELWKFISPGLHENEKKNSIFIINSTWIMFVLGALSGYFLVMPFVINFGYFFSLSDSIRVDIDLSSYITIFLQIVLGMAVIFLFPIAVYILTSMGVLTPMFLKTYRRHAIVVIMMVAAVLTPADVLSMLAAAFPLLILYEICIIMSSRVYKRVQKNNNTEDNKDHLTKIEN; encoded by the coding sequence ATGAGCGAAAAAAACAAACAAGGCGAAATGTCTTTCCTAGGGCATATTGGTGAGCTTAGAGGACATCTTATCCGTGCCTTATTAGCGATTGCTGTTGGGGCTTTCTTAATAGGATTCAATATCAAATGGGTAATGGATACTATTTTACTAGGTCCCACAAAACCTGGATTTTTAACTTTTAAAGTAGTTAATTATTTTTCCAGAATGGTTATAGGCCAAGACAGCATCACTTTGCCTGAACATTTTCCTCTCCAAGTAAGGAGACTTTTTGACCAGTTTAATGCGATGATGGCGATTTCCATTGTAGGAGGTATTCTTCTTGCTTTCCCTTATATCGTTTGGGAATTGTGGAAGTTTATCAGCCCAGGGCTTCATGAAAATGAAAAGAAAAACTCTATCTTCATTATCAATAGTACTTGGATTATGTTTGTACTAGGGGCATTAAGCGGCTATTTCTTGGTAATGCCTTTTGTCATTAATTTTGGATATTTCTTCTCCTTATCAGATTCCATCCGAGTGGATATCGATTTATCGAGTTATATTACCATCTTCTTACAAATTGTATTAGGGATGGCAGTTATTTTCTTATTCCCAATAGCTGTTTATATCCTAACTTCTATGGGGGTTTTAACTCCTATGTTTTTAAAAACCTATAGAAGGCATGCTATTGTAGTGATTATGATGGTGGCAGCGGTGCTTACCCCTGCTGATGTACTAAGTATGCTAGCGGCAGCTTTCCCTTTACTTATTTTATACGAAATCTGTATCATCATGTCTAGCAGAGTTTACAAAAGAGTACAGAAAAATAACAATACCGAAGACAACAAAGATCATCTCACTAAAATAGAAAACTAA
- a CDS encoding M1 family metallopeptidase — translation MKKILLPICSLAVSLASAQEKGAFGDINPQEFTKQDSLFGSNATPYRNFWDVQKYEIEAEPNFAQQSVKGSNRINFEIIEDRSNPTFQIDIQQPMNVSNIISDFEITNTQRDGNFLFISTKGDFKKGDRYFISIDFDGKPKVAKRAPWDGGWIFTKDPAGKPWMTTATEGTGTSVWLPIKDSWADEPDLGVDFTVIAPKDLVGIANGKLIEQKTINNKNISLWQVTNPINAYNITPYIGDYAHFSDTFDGEKGKLSLDYYVIKENLEKAKKHFEIVKPMLKAFEYWFGPYPWYEDGYKIVETSHLGMEHQSAVAYGNGYKNGYLGTDLSGTGVGLKWDFIIVHESGHEWFANNITAFDQADMWVHESFTCYSETLFTDFVYGKEDGDKYIVGQRGKIINDIPIIGKYGVRNEGSGDMYYKGANMLHTIRTVINDDAKFREILRGLNQEFYHQIVTGKQVQDYINEKSGINFDTVYQQYLRTIKIPKLEYKLEGKKLSYRWVDAVDNFKLPIRLKNSKITIIPTSEWQSIKYKEKKTLEWDSNYYVEYTEVK, via the coding sequence ATGAAAAAAATACTTCTCCCTATCTGCTCATTGGCAGTCTCCCTAGCAAGCGCACAAGAGAAAGGTGCTTTTGGAGACATCAACCCTCAAGAATTTACTAAACAAGATTCTCTGTTTGGTAGCAATGCCACCCCATATCGAAACTTTTGGGACGTGCAAAAATATGAAATAGAAGCAGAGCCTAATTTCGCACAACAAAGTGTAAAAGGAAGCAATCGTATTAATTTTGAGATTATCGAAGACCGTAGCAACCCTACTTTCCAGATCGATATCCAACAACCAATGAATGTCTCTAATATCATCAGTGATTTTGAAATCACCAATACCCAAAGAGATGGGAATTTTCTTTTTATTTCTACCAAAGGAGATTTTAAAAAGGGAGATCGCTATTTTATCAGCATCGACTTCGATGGGAAACCCAAAGTTGCTAAAAGAGCCCCTTGGGATGGTGGATGGATTTTCACTAAAGATCCTGCAGGAAAACCTTGGATGACTACTGCAACCGAAGGTACAGGAACCAGTGTTTGGCTGCCTATCAAGGATAGCTGGGCAGACGAACCAGACCTAGGAGTTGACTTTACCGTTATTGCTCCTAAAGATCTTGTTGGCATTGCCAATGGTAAACTTATCGAACAAAAAACAATTAACAATAAAAATATCTCGCTTTGGCAGGTTACCAACCCTATCAATGCCTACAACATTACACCTTATATTGGAGATTATGCCCATTTTTCTGATACTTTTGATGGAGAAAAGGGAAAGCTTTCTTTAGACTATTACGTCATCAAAGAAAATTTAGAAAAGGCTAAAAAGCATTTTGAAATTGTAAAACCTATGCTTAAAGCTTTTGAATACTGGTTTGGGCCTTACCCTTGGTACGAGGATGGATATAAAATTGTAGAAACTTCCCATCTTGGTATGGAACACCAAAGTGCCGTTGCTTACGGAAATGGTTATAAAAATGGATACTTAGGTACCGATTTATCAGGGACTGGAGTGGGATTGAAATGGGATTTCATCATTGTGCATGAAAGTGGCCATGAATGGTTTGCCAACAATATCACCGCATTTGACCAAGCAGATATGTGGGTGCATGAAAGCTTTACTTGCTACTCTGAGACCCTCTTCACCGATTTTGTTTATGGCAAAGAAGATGGTGACAAATACATCGTTGGCCAAAGAGGGAAAATTATCAATGACATCCCCATTATCGGGAAATATGGTGTAAGAAACGAAGGCAGTGGGGACATGTACTACAAAGGTGCCAATATGCTTCATACCATCAGAACCGTAATCAATGATGATGCTAAATTTAGAGAAATCCTGAGAGGACTTAACCAAGAATTTTATCATCAAATTGTTACAGGAAAACAAGTTCAAGATTACATCAACGAGAAATCTGGAATTAATTTCGACACTGTATATCAACAGTACCTTCGCACCATAAAAATTCCTAAATTAGAATACAAGTTAGAAGGTAAAAAGCTAAGCTACCGTTGGGTGGATGCTGTTGATAACTTTAAACTTCCTATTCGTCTGAAAAATTCTAAAATCACCATTATTCCAACTTCGGAATGGCAATCTATTAAGTATAAAGAGAAAAAAACATTGGAATGGGATTCTAATTATTATGTAGAATATACTGAAGTAAAATAA